One genomic window of Cellulophaga sp. Hel_I_12 includes the following:
- a CDS encoding MaoC family dehydratase, whose protein sequence is MTKLIFENLKEFKTFEGKTLPAGEWIKVTQEMINDFAKATLDFQWIHVDVEKATQQSPFKKPVAHGFMSVSLLSKMLGDLVQINSVKMGVNYGLNKVRFPNAVLVDSKLRLNGKVAAIEDYLENGVKITWHCSVDIEGEDKPACVAEFISIMFE, encoded by the coding sequence ATGACCAAACTAATTTTTGAAAATTTAAAAGAGTTTAAAACATTCGAAGGTAAAACGCTTCCTGCAGGGGAATGGATTAAGGTCACCCAAGAAATGATCAACGATTTTGCCAAAGCTACCTTAGATTTTCAGTGGATACATGTAGATGTGGAAAAGGCTACCCAGCAGTCCCCCTTTAAAAAGCCAGTGGCACACGGCTTTATGTCGGTCTCCCTATTGTCAAAAATGCTGGGAGATCTTGTGCAGATTAATTCTGTAAAAATGGGGGTGAACTATGGCTTAAATAAAGTTCGTTTTCCAAATGCAGTCTTGGTAGATAGTAAATTGCGACTCAACGGAAAAGTAGCTGCTATTGAGGATTATCTCGAAAATGGAGTTAAAATTACGTGGCACTGTTCTGTGGACATCGAGGGCGAAGATAAACCAGCCTGCGTCGCTGAATTTATCAGTATCATGTTCGAATAA